The sequence below is a genomic window from Methyloterricola oryzae.
TCATTTTCCACGATGGTCTGCGTGCCGGCCTCCAAGTCCCAGGAAGTGGGGCTAGGCCTGGGCGCGCAGGCGGGACCGAAAAAGCTCGGCGAGGTTCTCACCGCCGGTGGTTTCACGCAGGTCCGCCTGGCCACATCCACGCCGACGAATCTGGTTCTGGAAGCCAGGCTTTAAGCCCTCCCGCAAGGCAGGCCCCGTCCCACCCCGAGCAAATCTGAAAGGAATACGATGCGACACGCCTGGACCCAACTGATTCTGTGGATTAGCCTGACCCTGGCCGCGGCGAGCCCACATGCCGAAAACCTCCGCATAGTGGCTGAATATTGGCCTCCTTACGTGGACAAGGCGGCCAAGGGCCACGGCCTTGCCATCGATCTGGTGACCACCGCACTGACCCGCGCCCGCTATGACTACAGCATCGATTACCAGCCCTGGCCGCGGGCCCTGGAGGGGGGCAAGATCGGCGTGTACGATCTCATCGCCAACATCTGGTACAGTTCGGACCGCGCCAAGGACCTGGATTACAGCGAGCCGTATTTGGTGAATGACATACGGCTTGTCAAGCGCAAGAACAGCGACATCAAGTTTCGCAAGATGTCCGATCTTTCCGGGCTGATGGTGGGGGTCGTCAAGGACTACGCCTATCCCAAGGAGTTCGCCGCCGCGTCCAACATCATCAAGATCGACAATGCGGACCTGCTGCCGGCCCTGGGCGGCCTGATCAAGGGCGATTACGACCTGGTGATCGGCGACCTGAATGCGTTGAATTACCTCTTCCTGAAATTCCTGCCCAACGAATCAACGCAGTTGGAAATCCTGCCCAAGTCCGTCGGCCTGAGCAAGCTGTACGTCGCGGCCAGTAAGTCCAATCCCAAACATGCCCGCATCATCAAGGATTTCAACGAGGCGCTGCGCTCAATCCAAAAAGACGGAACATACCAGAGCATCATCGAGACGCATCAGGCCGACGCACCGTAAGCTGGCCTGCCGGCGCTCCCCGGTTTTGTCCGGGGCGCGTCAATGTATGTGCATTTCCCGGTTGCCCGCCTGGTCGCTGCGCTTCAACAGGTAATCGTCCGGATCGCCCGGCAATGCCGCGCCATCGCCGCTGAGATAGAGCAAGGTACCCGCATCCTTGATGGAAAGTCGGCGCAGCGGCGCGTCCTTGTTCGGAGTGAGCAGAAGCGTGCCTTTGCCCTCGTCCCAAACGTACTTGCCC
It includes:
- a CDS encoding substrate-binding periplasmic protein; translation: MRHAWTQLILWISLTLAAASPHAENLRIVAEYWPPYVDKAAKGHGLAIDLVTTALTRARYDYSIDYQPWPRALEGGKIGVYDLIANIWYSSDRAKDLDYSEPYLVNDIRLVKRKNSDIKFRKMSDLSGLMVGVVKDYAYPKEFAAASNIIKIDNADLLPALGGLIKGDYDLVIGDLNALNYLFLKFLPNESTQLEILPKSVGLSKLYVAASKSNPKHARIIKDFNEALRSIQKDGTYQSIIETHQADAP